In Clostridium swellfunianum, a genomic segment contains:
- a CDS encoding Asp23/Gls24 family envelope stress response protein, producing MIGNIQNENGYINYSEEVVANIVGVSTMECYGVVGMASKNAKDGLWELIKGENLSKGVKIHTKDNELSIELYIIVEYGTKISVIANNIIQKIKYNIENLTGLKVSSITVNVQGVRV from the coding sequence ATGATAGGCAATATTCAAAATGAAAATGGATACATTAATTATTCTGAGGAAGTTGTTGCAAACATTGTAGGTGTATCAACAATGGAATGCTATGGCGTTGTAGGAATGGCTTCTAAAAATGCTAAGGATGGTCTCTGGGAGCTTATAAAAGGAGAAAACCTAAGCAAGGGCGTTAAAATTCATACAAAGGATAACGAATTATCCATTGAATTATACATAATTGTTGAATATGGAACTAAAATTTCTGTTATTGCAAATAATATAATACAAAAGATAAAATATAATATTGAAAATTTGACAGGACTCAAAGTTTCTAGTATAACAGTTAACGTACAAGGTGTAAGAGTCTAA